The following proteins come from a genomic window of Leptospira bandrabouensis:
- a CDS encoding DUF2237 family protein produces the protein MEMDESVNVLGGPLVPCSTQPLTGFFRDGCCNTSDEDAGSHTVCVLATVEFLESQKQSGNDLITPWPQYAFPGVKPGERWCLCASRWLEAYRHGVAPKVFLESTHKRALEIIPLELLERFAADDFD, from the coding sequence ATGGAAATGGATGAATCAGTCAATGTTCTCGGTGGGCCTTTGGTGCCATGTTCCACACAACCGCTTACAGGTTTTTTTAGAGATGGCTGTTGTAATACTTCTGACGAAGATGCCGGTTCTCATACGGTTTGTGTATTGGCAACAGTGGAATTTTTGGAATCCCAAAAACAAAGTGGTAATGATTTAATCACACCTTGGCCACAATATGCTTTTCCCGGTGTCAAACCAGGAGAACGTTGGTGCCTTTGTGCTTCTAGGTGGTTGGAGGCTTATCGTCATGGGGTAGCTCCCAAAGTTTTTCTGGAGTCTACCCACAAACGTGCGTTAGAAATCATTCCCTTGGAATTATTGGAAAGATTTGCCGCCGATGATTTCGATTAG
- a CDS encoding M23 family metallopeptidase, whose amino-acid sequence MNQFLLIILFFGFSFGLYAESKVTEECNQEWICLIQSKDEDGIELSIRNYNSNAKITNSVLLNATLVNFKTDIVFPYFVVVKGPSPVFITKFLLDDKTKNAFHSFSFRVRPGDWDSIHDDSVSYLLPFGPEIHAKVVQGYNGSVTHFGNFAHSIDFGIPVGTPVHAARKGYVMATESRYSEGGFRKDLLSKANFIIIQHEDGTLGNYAHLMKNGVVVKVGETVEAGQLIGYSGNTGYTQGPHLHFEVHKPNRQLEVTTIPTVFTTQYSDRDTLNEFYTYWHPKPGIDPPKTDILPEDIQICKLNAKREKIQCGDNTFQLGENFLVSLEFIRPGNQRIEVDISIDGKSFEPIKLDWVAQKNLAFEGRYLSIANNPKFIGRWKVKVRINGEEKKILFFDVRQ is encoded by the coding sequence GTGAATCAGTTTTTATTAATCATTTTATTTTTTGGTTTTTCTTTTGGATTGTATGCGGAATCGAAGGTCACTGAAGAATGTAATCAGGAATGGATTTGTCTTATCCAATCAAAAGATGAGGATGGAATTGAATTATCTATCCGAAACTACAATTCGAATGCAAAAATTACAAATTCGGTTCTTCTCAATGCTACTTTAGTCAATTTTAAAACCGATATAGTGTTTCCTTACTTCGTTGTGGTAAAGGGTCCCTCTCCTGTTTTTATAACCAAGTTCCTGTTAGATGATAAAACTAAAAATGCATTCCACTCGTTTTCCTTTCGAGTTAGACCTGGAGATTGGGACAGCATTCATGATGATTCGGTGAGTTATTTATTACCCTTTGGTCCGGAAATTCATGCAAAAGTCGTTCAAGGATACAATGGAAGTGTAACTCATTTTGGCAATTTTGCCCATTCGATTGATTTTGGAATTCCAGTAGGAACTCCTGTACATGCTGCACGTAAGGGTTATGTGATGGCAACTGAGTCACGTTATTCGGAAGGTGGATTTCGCAAAGATTTATTATCCAAAGCAAATTTTATCATCATCCAACATGAGGATGGGACTTTAGGAAATTATGCACACCTTATGAAAAATGGTGTGGTTGTGAAAGTAGGTGAAACGGTTGAAGCTGGACAATTGATTGGATACTCGGGTAATACTGGTTATACGCAAGGGCCTCACCTTCACTTTGAAGTCCACAAACCGAATCGCCAACTAGAGGTAACCACCATTCCCACTGTGTTTACAACACAATATTCCGACAGAGATACTTTGAATGAATTTTATACGTATTGGCATCCTAAGCCAGGGATTGATCCACCTAAAACAGATATTTTACCAGAAGACATTCAAATTTGTAAATTAAATGCAAAACGAGAGAAAATACAATGTGGAGATAATACTTTCCAACTGGGGGAAAACTTCCTTGTATCTTTAGAATTCATTCGGCCGGGAAATCAACGAATTGAGGTGGATATATCCATTGATGGTAAAAGTTTTGAACCTATAAAACTGGATTGGGTGGCACAAAAAAATTTAGCTTTCGAAGGTAGGTATCTTTCTATTGCGAACAATCCTAAATTCATAGGTCGTTGGAAGGTGAAAGTGCGGATCAACGGAGAGGAAAAAAAGATACTTTTTTTTGATGTGAGACAGTAA
- a CDS encoding M23 family metallopeptidase yields MRFVFFILFLVCPIGFLVAKEHSEFCSMERLCVIYIQDKTGVDIYFQNKIAIDETYTTVSVNATSTNMRSSRKLPLVTVLKGPKRKKLFRLNVNKPNKRWVYQIKYKWILGNYSAFHDPKVVYELPFEKGLKVRVYQGYKGTKSHQGDNRYSIDFGLKEGDLITAARDGVVIDTEQKNNEGGFEIKYIHSANYIKILHDDGTIGQYAHLRYMGVLVKRGQRVTAGTPIGYAGSTGFSDGPHLHFEVYKPTRSLRKQTIPTQFRTEFTDAEVVTEGELLWRRDSNSPVVKLQSDIDEIQICESVQNLERLGCNGTSFATGSPIYFYIPLLKPSRYKIQISVRKNGTSILKLYNWETNPDWWDTYLDVQLEDPSEPLEGDWTATVSIDGVVQKEVEFQLTSVK; encoded by the coding sequence ATGAGATTTGTTTTTTTTATCCTATTCCTAGTTTGTCCCATTGGATTTCTAGTTGCCAAAGAACATTCGGAATTCTGTTCGATGGAAAGATTGTGTGTCATTTACATTCAGGATAAAACAGGAGTCGATATTTACTTTCAAAACAAAATCGCCATTGATGAAACTTATACAACTGTCTCCGTTAATGCAACGTCTACCAATATGAGAAGCTCTCGTAAACTTCCCTTAGTGACTGTTCTAAAAGGTCCAAAACGTAAAAAACTGTTCCGTCTAAATGTAAATAAACCTAACAAACGCTGGGTGTATCAAATTAAATACAAATGGATTTTAGGAAACTATTCCGCCTTCCACGATCCTAAAGTTGTTTATGAACTTCCATTTGAAAAAGGCTTAAAAGTTCGTGTATACCAAGGTTATAAAGGAACCAAAAGCCATCAAGGTGACAATCGTTATTCGATCGATTTTGGATTGAAAGAAGGGGATTTGATTACAGCAGCAAGGGATGGAGTTGTGATTGATACGGAACAAAAAAATAATGAAGGTGGTTTCGAAATCAAATACATCCATTCAGCCAACTATATAAAGATTCTTCATGACGATGGAACCATCGGTCAATATGCTCACCTTCGTTATATGGGTGTCCTTGTCAAACGAGGCCAACGGGTTACAGCAGGAACTCCTATTGGATATGCTGGTAGCACTGGGTTCAGTGATGGACCTCATTTGCACTTTGAAGTATATAAACCCACTCGCAGTTTGCGCAAACAAACAATTCCCACTCAATTTCGAACGGAGTTTACCGATGCAGAGGTAGTTACGGAAGGAGAACTTCTTTGGCGAAGAGATTCAAATTCTCCCGTTGTAAAACTTCAGTCGGATATAGATGAAATTCAGATTTGTGAATCCGTTCAAAATTTGGAAAGATTAGGATGTAATGGAACCTCTTTTGCCACGGGTTCCCCTATTTATTTTTATATTCCTCTTTTGAAGCCATCTCGTTATAAAATTCAAATTTCCGTTCGTAAAAATGGAACCTCTATTTTGAAATTGTATAATTGGGAGACAAATCCTGACTGGTGGGATACTTATTTAGATGTCCAGCTGGAAGATCCTTCTGAACCTTTGGAAGGAGATTGGACGGCCACAGTATCTATCGATGGGGTAGTTCAAAAGGAAGTTGAATTTCAATTAACGAGTGTCAAGTGA
- a CDS encoding glutathione S-transferase N-terminal domain-containing protein, which produces MTATLYTFPISHFSEKARWALDLANYDYKLNPLVPGQHIQTLKPLVNDLYVPVLETETGIIQGSGDILDFVEEKAFGHKASPEEKQMEEKIDTQIGKSLQTLLYHFILDYPEIVGKLFLLKPASPNDTVGAPEHFDLIALSLKRRYKITPKNLEVVKQSLDECSKELIEIYKSRKFFNGTSFGRVDLTLASLMGMLSEPKESPAYPWFASVQMPESFLTWRKELGFDLLFDKIKEFYRDFRIQSK; this is translated from the coding sequence ATGACTGCAACTTTATATACCTTCCCGATTTCACATTTTTCTGAAAAAGCTAGATGGGCACTTGATCTTGCAAATTACGATTACAAACTTAACCCTCTCGTTCCCGGACAACACATCCAAACTTTAAAACCCCTAGTGAATGATCTCTATGTGCCAGTATTGGAGACAGAAACAGGGATCATTCAAGGTTCTGGCGATATACTAGATTTTGTGGAAGAAAAAGCATTTGGTCACAAAGCTTCTCCAGAAGAAAAACAGATGGAAGAAAAAATCGATACTCAAATTGGAAAAAGTTTACAAACACTATTGTATCACTTTATTTTAGATTATCCTGAAATTGTAGGGAAATTATTTTTATTAAAACCTGCTTCGCCTAATGATACCGTTGGGGCTCCTGAACATTTTGATTTGATTGCATTATCTCTCAAAAGAAGATATAAAATTACTCCCAAAAACCTTGAAGTCGTAAAACAATCACTAGACGAATGTTCCAAAGAACTAATAGAAATTTATAAAAGCAGAAAATTTTTTAATGGAACTTCCTTTGGACGAGTTGATTTGACCTTGGCAAGTCTTATGGGTATGCTTTCGGAACCCAAGGAATCTCCCGCCTATCCTTGGTTTGCCTCTGTACAAATGCCTGAATCCTTTCTCACTTGGCGAAAAGAATTAGGGTTCGATTTATTATTCGATAAAATCAAAGAATTCTATAGAGATTTTCGAATCCAATCCAAATAG
- the cutA gene encoding divalent-cation tolerance protein CutA, whose product MKEAWDFSTIYVTFSSEEEAKKIAKVVVSERLAACANIIKSMDSIYIWNDVLEETTEMVCLFKTTKDKVGSLMQRIKELHSYETPCIVEWPIVSGNPNYLDWIRKSL is encoded by the coding sequence ATGAAGGAAGCTTGGGATTTCAGCACAATCTATGTCACTTTTTCTTCGGAAGAGGAAGCCAAAAAAATAGCCAAAGTTGTGGTGTCAGAACGATTGGCTGCTTGTGCCAACATTATAAAATCAATGGATTCGATTTACATTTGGAATGATGTTTTGGAAGAAACAACGGAAATGGTCTGTTTGTTCAAAACCACAAAGGATAAGGTTGGGTCCTTAATGCAGAGGATCAAAGAATTACATTCTTATGAAACTCCCTGCATTGTGGAGTGGCCAATTGTATCTGGTAATCCAAACTATTTGGATTGGATTCGAAAATCTCTATAG
- a CDS encoding NADase-type glycan-binding domain-containing protein, producing the protein MQFYISKTSLIIAAFCFPILAVPLNPPNITSTSQLLPKSKKYTPLLAMDGKLKTSWVEGAAGEGIGESLQIKYKSPISFRSLSIYNGFGDPKLWAANNRIKKLKISTEDGNEEIVTLKDSLSLQMIEFKSELRAKEISLTIQEVYKGTNTENTAIAEVLFNSEQAGSALIPPKNTWAIGKWKTKSNIARIQLHNDGTCEMGYETAKMLCTWTEKGDKVIVSLEATLPLTNTDILEIKRRGNPTDPILEINGKHEFISNRDGV; encoded by the coding sequence ATGCAGTTTTATATTTCAAAAACTTCCCTAATCATTGCGGCTTTTTGTTTTCCTATCTTAGCAGTACCACTCAATCCTCCCAACATTACTTCCACGAGTCAATTGTTACCAAAGTCAAAAAAATACACTCCTCTATTAGCTATGGACGGGAAACTCAAAACCAGTTGGGTTGAAGGTGCAGCTGGTGAAGGGATTGGAGAATCTTTGCAAATCAAATACAAATCACCGATTAGTTTTCGTTCTCTTTCCATCTACAATGGATTTGGTGATCCCAAACTATGGGCCGCCAACAACCGAATCAAAAAATTAAAAATTTCTACCGAAGATGGAAACGAAGAAATTGTAACTTTGAAAGATAGTTTATCTCTTCAAATGATCGAATTCAAATCCGAACTTCGGGCAAAAGAAATCTCTCTAACAATCCAAGAAGTATATAAAGGAACCAATACGGAAAATACTGCCATTGCAGAAGTTTTATTCAATTCAGAACAAGCAGGTTCTGCTCTTATCCCTCCCAAAAATACTTGGGCCATTGGAAAATGGAAAACAAAATCCAATATTGCAAGGATCCAACTCCATAATGATGGAACTTGTGAAATGGGATACGAAACTGCAAAGATGTTATGCACTTGGACAGAAAAAGGGGACAAAGTCATTGTTAGTTTAGAGGCAACACTTCCTCTCACAAATACAGATATTTTAGAAATCAAACGCAGAGGAAATCCAACTGATCCAATCCTTGAGATCAATGGAAAACATGAATTTATTTCTAACAGAGATGGTGTTTAA
- a CDS encoding DegT/DnrJ/EryC1/StrS family aminotransferase has product MSTETIQRPIRKEKDIEFFKPTLSREDLKGVLECLVEEHLSTGEIVERFEKTFCHTFKIKYAVSSNSLTSAYHLALLALGVKAGDSVLLSSYAPISALDAIFLLQAKPVLVDLKRNSFHPCPEEFLRKKNESGAKFALFDHSFGSLIRLSDYSIEGLEVVEDFTEAIGATSETITVGKQSKIAICGLSAENIITTGNGAMIITSELSLSNAVKSYKSGSSAKRNFGEPKYDYNLVDYQAALGIEQLSKLGVILERKKKIASAYLQAVQNSRLETYFQNPTEDTFQRFPIIVSGQNYEEIQRYFKSIHIGTQRTVDEPIHRVLEENPLEFPNAERLYQRGHCIPIYPNLTKDNVQRIATAIRRIY; this is encoded by the coding sequence ATGAGCACCGAAACAATACAAAGACCTATTCGAAAAGAAAAAGATATCGAATTTTTTAAACCGACTCTATCTCGGGAAGACCTGAAAGGGGTTTTGGAATGTCTCGTAGAAGAACATCTTTCTACCGGTGAAATCGTAGAACGTTTTGAAAAAACGTTTTGCCATACATTTAAAATCAAATACGCAGTTTCTTCCAATTCCCTTACCTCCGCGTATCATTTGGCCTTACTTGCGTTAGGTGTAAAAGCAGGGGACTCCGTTTTACTTTCTAGTTATGCCCCCATTTCGGCTTTGGATGCCATTTTTCTTTTGCAAGCAAAACCTGTGCTTGTGGATTTAAAACGAAATTCTTTCCACCCATGTCCGGAAGAATTCCTTCGCAAAAAAAATGAGTCAGGTGCGAAATTTGCTTTATTCGATCATAGTTTTGGATCTCTCATTCGTCTCTCCGATTATTCTATCGAAGGATTGGAAGTCGTAGAAGATTTTACAGAAGCCATTGGTGCCACTTCTGAAACCATTACTGTCGGCAAACAATCTAAAATTGCGATTTGTGGCCTTAGTGCTGAAAATATCATCACCACTGGGAACGGTGCGATGATTATTACTTCGGAACTTTCTCTTTCGAATGCAGTGAAATCCTATAAGTCTGGATCATCCGCCAAACGTAACTTTGGTGAACCAAAGTATGATTATAATTTGGTGGATTACCAAGCTGCACTTGGAATCGAACAACTTTCTAAACTCGGTGTGATTTTAGAACGTAAGAAAAAAATTGCTTCTGCTTACTTACAAGCAGTTCAAAATTCTAGATTAGAAACTTATTTTCAAAATCCAACAGAAGATACGTTCCAAAGATTTCCTATCATTGTTTCGGGCCAAAACTACGAAGAGATCCAAAGATATTTTAAGTCGATTCATATTGGAACTCAAAGAACTGTAGATGAACCAATCCATCGAGTGTTGGAAGAAAATCCTTTGGAATTTCCCAATGCGGAACGTCTTTACCAAAGAGGGCATTGTATTCCTATTTATCCTAACCTAACAAAAGATAATGTACAACGGATTGCCACTGCCATCCGACGCATCTATTGA
- a CDS encoding valine--pyruvate transaminase: MTPMTDSFASLWASRLRQNQGIRSLMEDLGQVTGHPDEILLGGGNPAHIPEAEEIFATCFQTLANDPNLTALLGDYQAPIGNDRFRSLAAEYLSPHLGAKLTKDNIAFFNGSQNAYSYLLNIHSGKMADGSFKKILFPIVPEYIGYADQTIEADTFLANAPDVIPTGNHRFRYGFNKENFDLSNIGCVVMSRPTNPTGNIFPIEDIQWIEERTQKKSIPLLIDLAYGNPFPNLIATEEPIHYAEGRTLSLSFSKIGLPGVRLGIIISNPDTIETLSSYAAVGNLAVGNLGVYMMEILFRKNILPDLAKNVLRPFYEKKLELAISIFESEFKKSGVEYEIHDPLGGFFLWIRFPNLSISNHKLYHLCKDKRLFIVSGHYFFPGLNSDFSHTKECIRLTYCRKEEELARGAHILAKIVASHQAKSK; this comes from the coding sequence ATGACGCCCATGACGGATTCTTTTGCTTCTCTTTGGGCCAGCCGCCTCCGCCAAAACCAGGGAATTCGTTCTCTCATGGAAGATTTAGGCCAAGTCACGGGACACCCTGACGAAATCCTACTCGGGGGTGGAAATCCCGCTCATATTCCCGAAGCCGAAGAAATTTTTGCTACCTGTTTTCAAACCTTAGCCAATGACCCGAACCTTACTGCACTTCTAGGAGACTACCAAGCTCCGATTGGAAATGACCGTTTCCGTTCGCTAGCGGCAGAGTATCTTTCTCCGCATTTAGGTGCCAAACTTACAAAAGATAATATTGCTTTTTTTAACGGCAGCCAAAATGCCTACTCCTATCTACTCAACATTCATTCGGGAAAAATGGCTGATGGCAGTTTCAAAAAAATCCTTTTTCCCATAGTCCCAGAATATATTGGTTATGCGGACCAAACCATCGAAGCCGATACTTTTTTGGCAAACGCACCCGATGTGATCCCAACAGGAAACCATAGATTTCGTTATGGATTTAACAAAGAAAACTTTGATCTCTCAAACATTGGTTGTGTGGTTATGTCAAGGCCCACAAACCCAACGGGAAATATTTTTCCAATTGAAGACATTCAATGGATTGAAGAAAGAACCCAAAAAAAATCAATCCCACTTCTTATTGACCTAGCTTATGGAAATCCATTCCCCAACCTCATTGCAACCGAAGAACCTATCCATTACGCCGAAGGAAGAACTCTGTCTTTAAGTTTCTCCAAAATTGGTCTGCCTGGAGTTCGTTTGGGTATCATCATCTCCAATCCGGATACCATTGAAACTCTTTCCTCTTATGCGGCCGTTGGAAACTTAGCTGTGGGAAACCTCGGTGTATATATGATGGAGATCCTTTTTCGAAAAAATATCCTTCCCGATCTTGCAAAAAACGTCTTACGTCCGTTCTATGAAAAAAAGTTGGAACTTGCTATTTCGATCTTTGAATCAGAATTTAAAAAGTCGGGAGTGGAGTATGAAATTCACGATCCTTTGGGTGGATTTTTTCTTTGGATTCGTTTTCCGAATCTTTCCATATCAAATCACAAACTTTACCACCTTTGTAAAGATAAACGGCTCTTTATAGTTTCTGGTCATTATTTCTTTCCGGGATTAAACTCAGATTTTTCCCACACCAAAGAATGCATACGTTTGACATATTGCCGTAAGGAAGAAGAATTAGCCAGGGGAGCCCATATCCTTGCAAAAATTGTGGCTTCACACCAGGCAAAATCCAAATGA
- a CDS encoding arginine/lysine/ornithine decarboxylase produces the protein MYQNGIVQFPIIIIDEDFRSENASGLGIRAIAKALEGEGIEVLGVTSYGDLTSFVQQQSRACGFILSIDDEEFTPETEGEVPDALRQLKDFVTQVRHRNADIPLFLYGETRTSRHIPNSILKELHGFIHMFEDTPEFMARAIHREVKTYLDSLPPPFFRALTQYAHDGSYSWHCPGHSGGVAFLKSPVGQMFHQFFGENMLRADVCNAVDELGQLLDHTGPISASERNAARIFQCDSLYFVTNGTSTSNKIVWHSTVAPGDVVIVDRNCHKSILHAITMTGAIPVFLMPTRNHFGIIGPIPKSEFKWENIQKKIAEHPFAKEVKGNPRILTITQSTYDGILYNVEDIKSELDGKISTLHFDEAWLPHASFHRFYTGMHAIGSDRPRPKESMIFSTQSTHKLLAGLSQASQILVQNSEKETLDRNLFNEAFLMHTSTSPQYAIIASCDVAAAMMEAPGGNALVEESIEEALDFRRAMRKVGLELEEDWWFSVWGPEALADEGAGERDEWILKANDRWHGFGDIAEGFNMLDPIKATVITPGMSVEGEFADWGIPALILTKYLAEHGIIVEKTGLYSFFIMFTIGITKGRWNTMVTELQQFKDDYDSNQPLWRVMPKFTAAYPKYDRIGLRDLCQSMHEVYRANNISHLTTEMYLSPMIPAMKPSEAFSKMAHRDIERVPIDELEGRITSVLLTPYPPGIPLLIPGEKFNMTIIRYLQFAREFNSKFPGFETDIHGLVEEKSESGILTYYVDCVSE, from the coding sequence ATGTATCAAAACGGTATCGTACAATTTCCTATCATCATTATCGATGAAGATTTTCGTTCTGAAAATGCCAGCGGTCTTGGCATTCGAGCTATTGCAAAGGCCTTAGAAGGCGAAGGAATCGAAGTTCTGGGTGTGACCAGCTACGGAGATTTGACGAGTTTTGTGCAACAACAGAGTCGGGCCTGTGGATTCATTCTCTCCATCGACGATGAAGAGTTCACTCCAGAAACAGAAGGCGAGGTTCCCGATGCTCTTCGCCAACTGAAAGATTTTGTGACACAAGTGCGTCATAGAAACGCCGATATACCTCTGTTCCTTTACGGAGAAACAAGAACCAGTCGTCACATTCCCAATAGCATTTTAAAAGAATTACATGGCTTCATTCATATGTTTGAAGACACACCTGAATTTATGGCGCGTGCCATTCATAGAGAAGTTAAAACTTACTTAGACAGTTTGCCTCCTCCTTTCTTTCGTGCCTTAACCCAATATGCGCATGATGGAAGTTATAGTTGGCATTGCCCTGGTCACTCTGGCGGAGTTGCTTTTTTAAAAAGCCCTGTAGGGCAAATGTTCCACCAATTTTTTGGAGAGAACATGTTAAGAGCTGACGTTTGTAATGCGGTGGATGAACTAGGTCAACTTCTAGACCATACTGGCCCCATTTCTGCCAGTGAAAGAAACGCTGCACGGATTTTCCAATGTGATAGTTTGTATTTTGTAACCAATGGAACTTCCACTTCTAATAAAATTGTTTGGCATAGTACGGTTGCCCCTGGCGACGTTGTGATTGTTGATCGCAACTGTCATAAAAGTATATTACATGCTATTACAATGACAGGAGCCATTCCTGTTTTTTTAATGCCTACAAGAAACCATTTTGGGATCATCGGCCCAATTCCCAAATCCGAATTCAAATGGGAAAACATTCAGAAAAAAATCGCGGAACATCCTTTTGCAAAAGAAGTAAAAGGGAACCCAAGAATTCTAACCATTACACAAAGTACTTACGACGGAATTTTATACAATGTCGAAGACATCAAATCTGAGTTAGATGGAAAAATTTCAACCTTACACTTTGATGAAGCATGGCTTCCACATGCATCCTTCCACCGTTTTTATACTGGAATGCATGCCATTGGGTCAGACAGACCACGTCCGAAAGAAAGTATGATCTTTTCTACCCAGTCCACACATAAACTTCTGGCAGGCCTTTCTCAAGCAAGCCAGATCCTAGTGCAAAACAGTGAAAAAGAAACTCTGGATAGAAACCTTTTTAATGAAGCATTTTTAATGCATACAAGCACTAGTCCACAGTATGCCATCATCGCTTCTTGTGATGTGGCAGCGGCCATGATGGAAGCTCCTGGTGGAAATGCCCTCGTGGAAGAATCTATTGAAGAAGCCCTCGATTTCCGTAGAGCCATGCGGAAAGTGGGTTTGGAACTAGAAGAAGATTGGTGGTTTAGTGTTTGGGGACCAGAGGCACTTGCAGACGAAGGTGCTGGAGAAAGAGACGAATGGATTCTCAAAGCCAATGACCGTTGGCATGGGTTTGGTGACATTGCGGAAGGCTTTAATATGCTCGATCCTATCAAAGCAACTGTCATCACACCAGGTATGAGTGTGGAAGGAGAATTTGCTGATTGGGGAATCCCTGCTCTCATTCTCACGAAGTACTTAGCAGAACACGGAATCATTGTAGAAAAAACAGGACTCTATAGTTTCTTTATCATGTTCACCATTGGAATCACAAAAGGTCGATGGAATACAATGGTCACCGAATTACAACAGTTCAAAGATGATTATGATTCCAACCAACCACTTTGGCGTGTGATGCCAAAATTTACGGCTGCTTATCCTAAATACGACCGCATTGGACTACGTGATCTTTGCCAATCGATGCATGAAGTCTATAGGGCAAACAACATTTCCCACCTAACAACGGAGATGTATCTTAGCCCCATGATCCCTGCAATGAAACCTTCGGAAGCATTTTCAAAAATGGCACACCGTGACATTGAAAGAGTTCCGATTGATGAATTGGAAGGACGAATCACTTCTGTGTTATTAACACCGTATCCTCCAGGAATTCCACTTCTCATTCCTGGAGAAAAGTTCAACATGACCATCATTCGCTACTTACAATTTGCAAGGGAGTTCAACTCTAAGTTCCCAGGTTTTGAAACCGATATCCACGGTCTTGTGGAAGAAAAATCAGAATCTGGTATATTAACTTATTATGTGGATTGTGTATCCGAATAA
- a CDS encoding sodium:calcium antiporter, producing MDAFLTATFQTLPLPVLLLIIIGSILVLGKAADVLVDEAVSLSTRWGVPKMIIGATIVSLGTTLPEVSVSVLSALEGNPGIALGNAVGSIICDTGLILGIAILISPPDIDKRLVNRQGWIQVLAGFLLVFAALPWTNLTSVFSTGGRIDQGTGFVFLILLAVYIYLSIRWSRSKPGEVEAGIDVTTEYDESPFWIVLIKLVVAITLVILSSKVLIPSVQETAIRLSIPDSIIGATLVAFGTSLPELVTAIQASRRGHSELAVGNIIGADILNVLFVSGAAAAVTKNGLEAPVSFFTFYFPSMLIVLVLFRLGIVFSKDKIKRPFGVFLLFIYVLATVAGFVFKG from the coding sequence ATGGATGCATTTCTTACTGCAACTTTTCAAACCCTTCCCTTACCAGTTCTTTTACTCATCATCATCGGCTCTATCCTTGTTCTGGGCAAAGCCGCAGACGTGCTTGTAGACGAAGCGGTCTCCCTTTCGACACGTTGGGGTGTGCCCAAAATGATCATTGGTGCCACCATCGTGAGTTTAGGGACAACTCTCCCCGAAGTTTCGGTATCTGTGTTATCTGCTTTGGAGGGAAATCCAGGAATCGCACTAGGGAATGCCGTTGGTTCCATCATTTGTGATACGGGACTAATTTTAGGAATCGCCATCCTGATTTCCCCACCTGACATTGACAAACGACTTGTCAATCGACAAGGATGGATCCAAGTCCTAGCTGGATTTTTGTTAGTGTTTGCAGCCCTTCCTTGGACAAACCTAACATCCGTATTTTCCACAGGGGGAAGAATTGACCAAGGAACCGGTTTTGTATTTTTAATCCTTCTTGCTGTTTATATTTATTTAAGCATTCGTTGGTCTCGTTCCAAACCGGGGGAAGTCGAAGCAGGGATTGATGTCACAACAGAATATGATGAATCCCCTTTCTGGATTGTATTAATAAAACTAGTAGTGGCCATCACTCTTGTGATTTTATCTTCTAAGGTTCTTATCCCTTCTGTCCAAGAAACAGCCATTCGCCTGTCCATTCCTGATTCTATCATTGGAGCCACACTTGTTGCCTTTGGAACTTCCCTTCCAGAACTTGTCACGGCCATCCAAGCCTCTCGTCGTGGCCATTCCGAACTTGCAGTGGGAAATATCATTGGAGCTGATATTTTAAATGTTCTTTTTGTTTCCGGGGCCGCTGCTGCTGTGACAAAAAACGGACTCGAAGCTCCCGTTAGTTTTTTTACCTTCTACTTTCCTTCTATGCTCATCGTTCTTGTACTCTTTCGTTTAGGGATTGTTTTCTCTAAAGACAAAATCAAACGACCGTTTGGTGTATTTTTACTTTTTATTTATGTCCTAGCCACTGTAGCAGGATTTGTATTTAAAGGGTAA